Proteins encoded by one window of Nostoc sp. ATCC 53789:
- a CDS encoding tyrosine-type recombinase/integrase produces the protein MTLSLVHITAHRKAIASLPVAQAEAKLIALWLEGKAESSIISYRRYIRRFLEFLDKPLKKVTYEDLVEYASCFGGNAESTKRIYIAAAKSLISFGHKIGYLPFNVGMALKLGELPDVINERYLDEADIKLLVRAASKHLTDAKTPKRQYTAKRNLLIIKLLYQAGLRASEICDLTWGDLTPRGESGQVYVRKAKGSKNRTILIKPKLWAELMEFKASAHSNQAVFPSQKGGHLDRQNLHPIVKAIAQEAGLSELVSAHWLRHAHGSHAIERGTNPVLVKETLGHANLAITDRYLKARPNDSSALNLMDL, from the coding sequence ATGACGCTCTCTCTTGTCCACATAACAGCGCATAGAAAGGCGATCGCTTCCTTGCCAGTAGCGCAGGCGGAGGCGAAGTTGATTGCGCTGTGGTTGGAAGGAAAAGCAGAGTCATCTATCATCTCTTACCGACGCTACATTAGGCGATTTCTGGAATTTTTGGACAAACCTCTCAAAAAAGTGACTTATGAAGACTTGGTAGAATACGCCAGTTGTTTTGGGGGCAATGCTGAAAGTACAAAGCGGATATATATTGCCGCAGCTAAAAGCTTAATTAGTTTCGGTCATAAAATTGGATATCTCCCTTTTAATGTGGGTATGGCGCTAAAACTCGGTGAACTGCCGGATGTAATCAACGAACGCTATTTAGACGAAGCTGATATTAAATTGTTGGTAAGAGCAGCTTCTAAGCATTTAACTGATGCTAAAACTCCTAAGCGCCAGTACACAGCCAAAAGAAATTTGTTAATTATCAAACTCCTGTATCAGGCAGGGTTACGGGCAAGTGAAATCTGTGATCTGACTTGGGGAGATTTGACACCCCGTGGTGAGAGTGGTCAAGTTTACGTGCGAAAAGCCAAGGGCAGCAAAAATCGGACAATTCTCATCAAGCCAAAGCTTTGGGCGGAATTAATGGAGTTCAAAGCTTCGGCTCACTCCAATCAAGCAGTGTTTCCAAGTCAAAAAGGGGGACATTTAGACCGTCAAAACTTGCACCCGATTGTCAAAGCAATTGCACAAGAAGCTGGATTAAGCGAACTAGTTTCTGCTCACTGGTTACGTCATGCTCACGGTTCTCACGCCATTGAGCGCGGGACTAATCCTGTATTGGTGAAAGAAACTTTGGGTCATGCCAATTTAGCCATCACCGATCGCTATCTCAAAGCTAGACCCAATGACAGTAGCGCTTTAAACTTGATGGATCTTTAA
- a CDS encoding AAA family ATPase: protein MPAPLKVDLSPIEDQALLALTQAKGIPPRTQSRATVLRLSAAGWTVLKIAQYLKWHPQTVRDTIHRWYWGKLDSLWDCSRPGRRRRWHNPNIKSLLQFKISLFSYQLIFILFSYISYIYLMLFFHSHGVSTTYAVKIYRHYLDEALATLTSNPYQLAADIYGIGFLRTDKIAFNLGVAPDSQFRYRAGLIHVLNEAAADGHCYLPQSLLIENVIKLLTTADHTPEEDALADIIKDMALKDDLIREKSEDQTLLCYLPTYFHTEQNLAQLIQSRFCQPVAQDMPRVRAWIERFTKSHKIKLSPQQRLAVEMAAYSRVMILTGGPGCGKTFTTHTIVSLWKAMGKSIALAAPTGRAAQRLSEITQLEAKTIHCLLEFDPKTMGFLRDNQNPLPHTAIVALEASMLDLFLASSLVKAIQYGSQLLLVGDVDQLPSVGPGQFLADLINSGHVPVVRLTKVFRQAQQSAIITAAHQINRSQFPTIEPISDNPVSECLWHGGGHHPKHGVKAISGIITDLIPRLGYNLATDVQVLCPMSRGLLGTRNLNTVLQQLINPPSPDKVEITRGGNLLREGDRIIQLTNDYNHEIFNGDFGIIKAIDLEEMEVTVQYRKHTVVRTRADLNQIALAWSLTIHQSQVSEYPVVILPIYTQPYMMLSRKQLYTALTCAKQLAIVVGSKKAISKALRSSDGQLRYTRLQQRLESAFLHPTIAI from the coding sequence ATGCCAGCGCCTTTAAAAGTTGACCTGTCACCAATAGAAGATCAAGCCCTACTAGCACTCACTCAAGCAAAAGGTATACCACCAAGAACTCAAAGTCGTGCCACTGTACTACGCTTATCAGCCGCTGGATGGACAGTGCTAAAGATCGCACAATACTTAAAATGGCATCCACAGACTGTACGCGACACAATTCATCGCTGGTACTGGGGCAAACTCGATAGTTTGTGGGATTGTTCGCGTCCGGGTCGCCGTCGCCGATGGCATAACCCAAATATCAAGTCTCTGCTTCAATTCAAAATATCTTTATTTAGCTATCAACTTATTTTTATTTTATTTTCTTACATCTCTTACATCTATTTAATGCTATTTTTCCACAGTCATGGCGTTTCTACTACTTATGCAGTCAAAATTTACAGGCATTACTTGGATGAAGCACTCGCTACTCTCACCAGCAATCCCTACCAGTTAGCTGCTGACATCTACGGTATTGGTTTTCTGAGAACTGATAAAATTGCCTTTAATTTAGGAGTTGCACCTGATAGTCAGTTCCGTTACCGTGCTGGTTTAATTCATGTTTTGAACGAAGCTGCTGCCGATGGGCATTGCTATTTACCCCAGTCTCTACTAATTGAGAATGTTATCAAACTGCTGACTACAGCAGATCACACACCCGAAGAAGATGCCCTCGCTGATATTATCAAAGACATGGCACTCAAGGATGACTTAATCCGCGAGAAAAGCGAAGACCAAACGCTGCTATGTTATCTACCAACCTACTTTCACACCGAACAGAACCTTGCTCAATTAATACAATCTAGATTTTGCCAACCAGTTGCACAAGATATGCCTCGTGTTCGCGCCTGGATTGAGCGCTTCACCAAGAGTCATAAAATCAAACTTTCACCACAGCAACGGCTAGCGGTAGAAATGGCTGCATATTCAAGGGTAATGATTCTTACTGGTGGCCCCGGTTGCGGTAAAACTTTCACCACCCACACCATAGTCTCTCTGTGGAAAGCAATGGGCAAATCTATCGCCTTAGCTGCACCAACTGGACGCGCTGCTCAACGCCTGAGTGAAATCACACAACTCGAAGCCAAGACGATACACTGCTTGTTGGAATTTGACCCAAAGACAATGGGCTTCTTACGCGATAATCAAAACCCTTTACCCCATACCGCAATTGTCGCGCTAGAAGCTAGTATGCTTGATTTGTTTCTGGCATCTTCTTTGGTAAAGGCGATACAATACGGTTCCCAACTACTGCTAGTGGGTGACGTTGACCAGTTACCCTCTGTCGGTCCCGGTCAATTCCTTGCTGACTTGATTAATTCTGGTCACGTTCCGGTGGTGCGGTTGACCAAGGTATTTAGGCAAGCCCAACAGAGCGCAATTATCACCGCTGCTCACCAAATTAACCGAAGCCAGTTTCCCACTATTGAACCGATTTCCGATAATCCCGTGTCTGAGTGTCTGTGGCATGGCGGCGGTCATCACCCCAAACATGGTGTTAAAGCAATATCCGGAATCATTACAGACTTGATTCCCCGCCTGGGTTACAATCTAGCTACTGATGTGCAAGTGCTTTGCCCCATGTCGCGGGGTTTGCTTGGGACTCGTAACCTCAATACCGTATTGCAGCAGTTGATTAATCCGCCCAGTCCCGACAAAGTAGAGATTACCAGAGGTGGGAATTTATTACGAGAAGGCGATCGGATCATTCAACTGACTAATGATTATAATCACGAAATTTTTAATGGCGACTTCGGAATTATCAAGGCCATTGATCTTGAAGAGATGGAAGTTACTGTACAGTATCGTAAGCATACTGTCGTTAGAACCAGAGCAGACTTAAATCAAATTGCCCTCGCCTGGTCCCTCACCATTCATCAAAGCCAGGTTTCAGAATATCCGGTAGTAATTCTGCCAATTTATACGCAGCCTTATATGATGTTGTCTCGTAAACAGTTGTACACAGCATTAACTTGTGCCAAGCAGTTAGCGATTGTCGTTGGTTCCAAGAAAGCGATATCCAAGGCTTTGCGTTCTAGTGACGGCCAACTGCGATATACGCGATTACAGCAGCGGTTGGAAAGCGCTTTTTTGCACCCGACGATTGCAATTTAG
- a CDS encoding DUF87 domain-containing protein, translated as MVKSSIRNQKIVPFEDFLDLATLVKLKKGSYQIGAYLLSKKQVSDTNNTLQLVFGYECTGFHPLFNSSERLEAIAKAFENGCKEFSEGEKFTFRWSSFCDEDKVIEDYRQRLASPVSLESEFLDWGQVARMQELTRNHQRKDIKLSIYTTFTVRPGGTEGGDAVDRAIVKLANFLQRKFTPTGATELTLQNLIQVLEKAIIVSLRHQQILSEMGLFPSPKSDKQLWGDLVDRMGAKAVKVPHTLVYDTGELREEINEATPNPSRYNDQLHATSVLLNNGIPHADRRWVCLPYQSTDKKKYIGVMTLAQKPEVFASTYQQIRFLWDVFSREVIYDVEIITEINPADQKMIRLTQQLITRRSINASASASKKTIDVGAQINTERSVDAQKQLYTGDVPENVAVIILVYRNSPEEIDDACRLISGYINQPAELIREMQYTWSIWLDTLLLRQRPQLTFPFNRRATFFASEVIGLTPVVQTAHGDKQGFELVADEGQSSVYIDLSKPKNMMVIGTTGSGKSVIIASIIYQCLALGMSVLMIDLPNDDGSGTFGDFTPYFNGFYFDISKESNNLVQPLDLSKIPESQWEERTKAHRNDINLIVLQLVLGTQKFDGLLSQTIESVIPLGTKAFYEDADIKERFELARKAGINTPEWANTPTLADMEKFFSLAYIYLGYQDDNVEKALNYIRLRLQYWQASSIGSAICKPSTFQADSQLITFALTNLQSGKDAEVFGMSAYIAASRQSLSSPNSVFFMDEASVLLGFSALSRLAGRKCATARKQGCRVFLAAQDVISIAKSEAGEQILQNMPLRLIGRIVPGAANSFSELLGIPREIIDKNESFVPNIQQLYTLWLLDYNNKYVRCRYYPSYPLLALVANSREEQATRDKFKKIHSDKFTWVAEFSKYYVECIKQGKPL; from the coding sequence ATGGTAAAAAGCAGTATTCGTAATCAAAAAATAGTACCCTTTGAAGACTTTTTAGACTTAGCAACTTTAGTAAAACTAAAAAAGGGGAGCTATCAAATCGGAGCTTACTTGTTGAGCAAAAAACAAGTAAGCGACACTAACAACACGCTGCAATTAGTATTCGGATATGAATGCACTGGCTTTCACCCACTGTTTAATTCATCAGAGAGACTAGAGGCGATCGCCAAGGCTTTTGAGAACGGCTGTAAAGAGTTTTCGGAGGGTGAGAAATTCACCTTTCGTTGGTCTTCGTTTTGCGACGAAGACAAAGTAATTGAAGACTATCGTCAAAGGCTAGCTAGCCCTGTATCTCTTGAGAGTGAGTTTCTTGATTGGGGGCAAGTTGCGCGGATGCAAGAACTGACGCGTAATCATCAGCGTAAGGATATCAAGCTCAGTATTTACACGACTTTTACTGTCCGCCCAGGAGGAACGGAAGGTGGTGACGCGGTAGATAGAGCAATAGTTAAGCTGGCGAACTTTTTACAGCGCAAATTCACGCCAACAGGCGCGACCGAACTCACTCTTCAAAACTTAATTCAAGTTCTTGAAAAAGCGATAATAGTCTCTTTGCGCCATCAACAAATACTGTCTGAAATGGGTTTATTTCCCTCGCCAAAATCAGACAAGCAATTGTGGGGCGACCTAGTTGATAGAATGGGTGCGAAGGCTGTAAAAGTGCCCCATACCTTGGTTTATGATACTGGTGAATTAAGGGAGGAGATTAACGAAGCCACGCCCAACCCATCGCGGTATAACGACCAATTACACGCGACATCGGTACTTCTGAATAACGGCATACCTCATGCTGATAGACGATGGGTATGTTTGCCCTACCAGAGTACTGACAAAAAGAAGTATATCGGCGTAATGACGCTTGCCCAAAAACCAGAGGTGTTTGCTTCAACCTATCAGCAAATACGCTTTTTATGGGATGTATTCTCACGCGAGGTTATTTATGATGTCGAGATAATAACGGAGATTAACCCAGCCGATCAAAAAATGATTAGGCTTACCCAACAATTGATTACGAGGCGGTCAATAAATGCCTCCGCTAGCGCCAGTAAAAAGACTATTGACGTAGGAGCGCAAATTAATACGGAGCGGTCAGTCGATGCTCAGAAGCAGCTTTACACGGGTGATGTCCCGGAAAATGTAGCTGTCATAATCCTTGTTTATCGTAACTCTCCAGAAGAAATCGACGACGCTTGCAGGCTGATTTCAGGGTATATCAATCAGCCTGCCGAGTTGATTAGAGAAATGCAATATACATGGTCAATCTGGCTTGACACTTTGCTGTTGAGACAGCGACCGCAGCTGACTTTTCCTTTCAACAGACGCGCCACTTTCTTTGCTAGTGAAGTAATTGGTTTAACGCCAGTCGTTCAAACAGCGCACGGTGATAAACAAGGCTTTGAATTAGTAGCTGATGAGGGTCAATCGTCAGTCTATATCGATTTGTCAAAGCCGAAAAACATGATGGTAATCGGCACTACCGGGAGTGGGAAATCGGTAATAATTGCCTCTATTATTTATCAATGCTTGGCGTTGGGAATGTCAGTATTAATGATTGACTTGCCCAATGATGATGGTTCAGGAACCTTTGGAGACTTCACGCCCTACTTTAATGGATTTTACTTTGATATCTCAAAGGAATCAAACAATCTTGTACAACCGCTAGACCTATCAAAGATTCCTGAGTCGCAGTGGGAGGAAAGGACAAAAGCCCATCGAAATGATATTAATTTAATCGTGCTTCAATTAGTTTTAGGAACGCAAAAGTTTGATGGCTTGCTATCACAAACTATAGAATCTGTAATCCCTTTGGGTACAAAAGCCTTTTACGAAGATGCTGACATCAAGGAGCGATTTGAATTAGCGCGAAAAGCAGGGATAAACACCCCAGAGTGGGCGAATACCCCGACATTGGCAGATATGGAGAAATTCTTCTCGCTTGCGTACATTTACTTAGGCTATCAGGACGACAATGTAGAAAAAGCGTTAAATTACATCCGCTTGCGGTTACAGTACTGGCAGGCTAGTAGCATTGGTAGCGCTATCTGCAAGCCTTCAACCTTCCAGGCTGATAGCCAGTTGATTACCTTTGCACTGACTAATCTGCAATCAGGAAAAGATGCAGAAGTGTTCGGGATGAGTGCATATATCGCCGCGTCCCGTCAATCCCTCTCCTCGCCCAACAGCGTGTTCTTTATGGATGAGGCTAGCGTATTGCTAGGATTTTCCGCATTGTCGCGGCTTGCGGGTCGTAAATGCGCTACGGCTCGAAAGCAAGGCTGTCGGGTGTTTCTGGCGGCGCAGGACGTTATCTCTATCGCCAAATCGGAGGCGGGAGAACAAATATTACAAAATATGCCATTGCGATTGATTGGGCGTATTGTTCCAGGCGCGGCTAATAGTTTTTCTGAGTTGCTGGGCATCCCTAGAGAAATTATCGATAAAAACGAAAGCTTTGTCCCGAACATTCAGCAATTATATACTTTGTGGCTGTTGGACTACAACAACAAATATGTGCGCTGTCGCTATTATCCCTCGTATCCCCTGCTGGCGTTGGTCGCTAATAGCAGAGAAGAACAAGCCACGCGAGATAAATTCAAGAAAATTCACAGTGACAAGTTCACCTGGGTGGCAGAATTTTCTAAATATTATGTCGAGTGTATCAAACAGGGAAAACCATTATGA